From Desulfallas thermosapovorans DSM 6562, the proteins below share one genomic window:
- a CDS encoding DNA replication protein: MEQLTRKERLVLGLIPAGCKQAVHKRRLAELTGLSEREAREIIYHLVVEHGLPIGSSTEPGTGGYFIITSAEDMEIATRHLRPRAVKIFKRARALERIAQTMFDKHFKLVLDK, translated from the coding sequence GTGGAACAGCTGACCCGCAAAGAACGCCTGGTGCTGGGACTGATCCCCGCCGGCTGCAAACAAGCCGTGCATAAACGCCGGCTAGCCGAACTGACCGGCTTAAGCGAGCGGGAGGCCCGGGAAATCATCTACCACCTGGTGGTGGAACACGGCCTGCCCATCGGCAGCAGCACCGAGCCCGGCACCGGCGGTTATTTCATCATCACAAGCGCCGAAGACATGGAAATAGCCACCCGGCACTTAAGGCCCCGGGCGGTGAAAATATTCAAACGCGCCCGGGCGCTGGAGAGGATAGCCCAGACCATGTTCGACAAGCACTTTAAGCTGGTGCTGGACAAATGA
- a CDS encoding replication protein, giving the protein MANPQPDEFTRISNELFEAIILAGFKKRQLNIILLVIRLSYGCGRKYAVLRQADFQVIGIDKSDIKKELLLLVECGVLTVNGERVALNKDYDRWRIPRARPGGPERFKQILKRNLAEKAAGAAPTGAGTGTGTPPAGAGAAAGVSPTTPAGPDGKTPPGPGGKVGNSPTTTANWVGKLPAGAETAVGNSPTIPAGPVGKTPTIPAGLVGKSPTTELVNHQPEGWQNTNPGVGKSPTLQTPQANSGKGQSGAERNIKETVKKSKEKETCVYDPHFEKFWAVYPRKVEKQRAYRCWKIRIREGLSEGLTTEGLVGDLVNAAANYAAECRRQGTQQRYIKHAATFLGPDKPYLDWINAPRDGQENRPVNRQDEKKALIRSLYMS; this is encoded by the coding sequence ATGGCCAACCCGCAACCCGACGAGTTCACCAGAATATCCAACGAGTTATTCGAGGCCATCATCCTGGCCGGTTTTAAAAAGCGGCAGCTGAACATCATCCTGCTGGTTATCCGCTTGAGCTACGGGTGCGGCCGCAAATACGCCGTACTGCGGCAGGCCGACTTCCAGGTCATCGGCATCGATAAAAGCGACATCAAAAAAGAACTGCTCCTGTTGGTGGAATGCGGAGTGTTGACCGTAAACGGCGAGCGGGTCGCTTTGAACAAAGACTACGACCGCTGGCGCATTCCCCGGGCCCGGCCCGGCGGGCCGGAGCGATTCAAACAAATCCTCAAGCGGAACCTGGCGGAAAAAGCGGCCGGTGCAGCGCCAACCGGCGCCGGAACAGGGACCGGCACGCCGCCGGCCGGCGCGGGCGCGGCAGCTGGCGTTTCGCCAACCACCCCCGCCGGGCCGGACGGCAAAACACCACCCGGCCCGGGCGGAAAGGTCGGTAATTCACCGACAACTACCGCAAATTGGGTTGGTAAATTGCCAGCCGGCGCGGAAACAGCAGTTGGTAATTCACCAACTATTCCCGCCGGCCCGGTTGGTAAAACACCAACCATTCCCGCCGGCTTGGTTGGTAAATCACCAACTACCGAGTTGGTAAATCACCAACCCGAGGGTTGGCAAAATACCAACCCCGGAGTTGGTAAATCACCAACCTTGCAAACCCCGCAAGCCAACAGCGGCAAGGGCCAGAGCGGTGCCGAAAGAAATATTAAAGAAACAGTAAAGAAAAGTAAAGAAAAAGAAACATGTGTGTACGACCCGCACTTTGAAAAATTCTGGGCCGTCTATCCCCGGAAGGTGGAAAAACAGCGTGCCTACAGATGCTGGAAAATTCGCATCAGGGAAGGTCTATCTGAAGGCCTGACTACGGAAGGCCTGGTTGGGGACCTGGTCAACGCCGCAGCAAACTACGCCGCCGAGTGCCGCAGGCAGGGCACGCAGCAGCGCTACATCAAACACGCCGCCACTTTCCTGGGGCCGGACAAACCGTACTTAGACTGGATTAATGCGCCGCGAGACGGGCAAGAAAACCGGCCGGTCAACCGGCAGGACGAGAAAAAAGCATTAATCCGGTCACTGTACATGAGCTGA
- a CDS encoding RusA family crossover junction endodeoxyribonuclease encodes MTFTIPGRPVPKQRPRTGRNGRIYTPKKSRSYEETVGWAGKQVFKNPYDGPVKLQVNVYLSAPGGDLDNYVKSIQDGLNGIAWRDDRQVTRLKAGLFVRPGVKERAEVVVQELRNEPPR; translated from the coding sequence GTGACGTTCACCATCCCGGGCCGCCCGGTGCCCAAACAGCGGCCCCGGACAGGCAGAAACGGCAGAATCTACACCCCGAAAAAAAGCCGCAGCTACGAAGAAACCGTGGGCTGGGCGGGCAAACAGGTGTTTAAAAACCCCTATGACGGTCCGGTCAAGCTGCAGGTAAACGTATATTTGTCCGCGCCCGGGGGCGACCTGGACAACTACGTCAAAAGCATCCAGGACGGCTTAAACGGCATTGCCTGGCGTGACGACCGGCAGGTCACCAGGCTGAAAGCCGGCCTGTTCGTCCGGCCCGGGGTAAAGGAGCGGGCGGAAGTGGTGGTCCAGGAGCTGAGAAATGAACCCCCTCGATGA